The Triticum aestivum cultivar Chinese Spring chromosome 7B, IWGSC CS RefSeq v2.1, whole genome shotgun sequence genome window below encodes:
- the LOC123156845 gene encoding uncharacterized protein isoform X4, with product MELSPVSSSLGTMGSLPRKLDELLATGHWALRGAVVMDGIKHLAADLHELQSLLLNLSNAQDPPVAAGCWTKEVRELSYDVEYCADRFVHAAETRRRPARRKASVARLKISRLPRRRRWLPWINGRVLEFRARAQEASERYWRYQFDDCASGPEYSPAAGRAVRAEPGDHVGMEGPVGELHRRLTDGEEQLKVVAIVGVAGIGKTTLALKLLGKLQGQFECAAFVRTAQKPNMRGIISSILSQVRPHQLPDPADMHHLIRDLSEHLQDKSKTSSAGLDLDHDVKAYRTSCSSAFFPQKRVRTRFFCIRRKATKMWQSYTTTKGGTDRTENKKEQQKLQTPLNYVQRKNQQQSSHSSASVGNKTEDAKLFSTTSSSSNLQSIEVSHQVATEREEQMLPDSMEQECLDSSQSGEQIAAETGVHSQVSSPSSCSLSSARHHEEEHASGLNLPGEVTVMSSNIILKQDILAKVKEHEEQIARLRMHLVDYSVKESHILNEKLVLEKRIAHMRREFDQHQQDSLDAASKALSYRQDIIEENLHLAYSLQAARRRRSNFVLSLMPLLSAHNLRPSVPDAQSIVSNLKVLFTHLQEKLAITEEKQKELQYQIARRAESSNIMAQTPSDPPGNALVASCQTGLDIVPQQAYPHVQRPISYPVRARRDRGLLANENRQILPTKAALTDTEHDNVGRTSPPRSNQFTKYGVAKETERDSRAGRSRAVRFNFESKDQNPSFKDPVGGDVTKKLEGAETQTSREPPAEWSPQGPPNLASVLDGGNLSYPYLPTVLEEPSSSFSEAVEDDPLPAIDGLRITGEAFPGSELQASGYSSNGTTSCYFEWVRHLEDGSVNYIEGAKQPTYLVTADDVDSLLAIEVQPLDDRKRKGEIVKVYANEQRKITCDPEMKELIEKILSIGHVSYEVLLPVKFINMWDPALLAINREGYSIKCNGQRGVVMTEKFRQATTINIPYGRPTEFSIQSAKGAEYNLKPAKSSPSRDAIVLILRLYRMKALEKSKGRKKGIFFK from the exons ATGGAGCTGAGCCCAGTCAGTTCGTCGCTGGGCACCATGGGCTCGCTCCCACGGAAGCTCGACGAGCTCCTGGCGACCGGCCACTGGGCTCTGCGAGGGGCCGTGGTCATGGATGGGATCAAGCACCTGGCCGCCGACCTCCACGAGCTGCAGAGCCTCCTGCTGAACCTCTCGAACGCGCAGGACCCTCCCGTGGCGGCGGGGTGCTGGACGAAGGAGGTGCGCGAGCTGTCCTACGACGTGGAGTACTGCGCTGACCGATTCGTCCACGCCGCCGAGACACGCAGGCGACCTGCTCGGCGTAAAGCCAGCGTCGCTCGGCTGAAGATTAGCCGCCTTccgaggaggcggaggtggctcCCGTGGATCAACGGCAGGGTCCTGGAGTTCAGGGCCCGAGCGCAGGAGGCCAGCGAGAGGTACTGGAGGTACCAGTTCGATGATTGCGCCTCCGGTCCTGAATACTCTCCTGCTGCTGGCCGTGCTGTGCGCGCGGAGCCTGGTGATCATGTAGGCATGGAAGGCCCTGTAGGTGAGCTCCACCGGCGGCTGACTGATGGAGAGGAGCAGCTCAAGGTGGTAGCAATCGTCGGTGTTGCAGGCATTGGTAAAACCACGCTTGCCCTGAAATTGTTGGGTAAGCTCCAGGGACAGTTCGAGTGCGCCGCCTTTGTGCGGACAGCACAAAAGCCCAATATGAGGGGGATCATCAGCAGTATACTCTCACAAGTTCGTCCGCACCAACTGCCGGACCCTGCCGACATGCACCACCTCATCCGCGATCTCAGTGAACATCTACAAGATAAGAG TAAAACTTCTTCCGCTGGGCTGGATCTGGACCACGATGTCAAGGCCTACAGAACCTCTTGTTCAAGCGCTTTTTTCCCTCAAAAGCGCGTCAGAACACGCTTCTTTTGCATTAGAAGAAAGGCCACCAAAATGTGGCAAAGCTACACAACCACCAAGGGTGGCACTGACCGAACTGAAAACAAGAAAGAGCAGCAAAAACTACAGACCCCGCTAAATTATGTACAAAGGAAAAACCAACAGCAAAGCTCTCATTCAAGTGCTTCAGTTGGGAATAAGACAGAGGACGCAAAATTGTTCAGTACCACTTCTTCATCATCAAATTTGCAAAGCATTGAAGTTAGTCATCAGGTAGCTACTGAACGTGAAGAGCAGATGTTGCCGGACTCCATGGAACAGGAGTGTCTGGATAGCAGCCAGTCTGGGGAGCAAATTGCTGCTGAGACTGGTGTGCACTCTCAGGTCTCTTCTCCCTCATCGTGTTCTCTCTCATCAGCAAG GCACCACGAAGAAGAGCATGCTTCTGGGCTCAACTTACCTGGAGAAGTCACGGTGATGAGCTCAAACATCATCTTGAAGCAG GATATTCTTGCTAAGGTTAAAGAACATGAAGAACAAATTGCTCGTTTAAGAATGCACCTTGTTGACTATTCAGTGAAG GAATCCCACATACTTAATGAGAAACTTGTTTTGGAAAAACGTATTGCACATATGCGAAGG GAATTTGATCAGCACCAACAAGATTCCCTTGATGCCGCATCAAAAGCTTTGTCTTACAGACAAGACATTATTGAGGAAAATCTCCATCTGGCATACTCACTACAG GCAGCACGCCGAAGGAGATCAAATTTTGTACTTTCTTTGATGCCTCTTCTGTCAGCACATAACCTGCGGCCTTCTGTTCCCGATGCTCAATCAATTGTTAGCAATCTAAAG GTTTTGTTTACGCATTTGCAAGAGAAACTCGCTATTACTGAG GAGAAACAGAAGGAACTACAGTACCAGATTGCTCGGCGTGCTGAATCTTCCAATATTATGGCACAGACACCTTCTGATCCTCCTGGAAATGCATTGGTTGCTTCT TGCCAAACCGGCCTTGACATTGTGCCCCAGCAAGCATATCCTCATGTACAGCGTCCAATTTCCTATCCCGTTCGAGCTAGACGGGATAGGGGTTTATTGGCAAATGAGAACCGTCAGATCCTCCCAACCAAGGCTGCTCTGACAGACACTGAGCACGACAATGTTGGAAGGACCTCTCCTCCAAGAAG CAACCAATTTACCAAGTATGGTGTAGCAAAAGAAACTGAGCGCGATTCTCGTGCTGGACGATCCCGTGCTGTACGATTTAACTTTGAATCCAAGGATCAAAACCCATCATTCAAGGACCCTGTTGGGGGTGATGTAACAAAAAAACTAGAAGGAGCTGAAACCCAAACTTCACGAGAACCTCCTGCGGAGTGGAGTCCTCAAGGCCCACCTAATTTGGCATCTGTCCTTGACGGTGGGAACCTGTCTTACCCTTACCTTCCTACTGTCCTTGAGGAGCCTAGTTCTTCTTTTTCTGAAG CTGTGGAGGATGACCCACTACCAGCCATAGATGGGCTAAGAATCACAGGTGAAGCTTTTCCTGGAAGTGAACTTCAAGCAAGTGGGTATTCCAGCAATGGGACCACAAGTTGTTATTTTGAG TGGGTACGCCATTTGGAAGATGGATCGGTAAATTACATAGAAG GTGCAAAGCAACCCACATATTTAGTTACTGCTGATGATGTGGATTCTTTACTAGCCATAGAGGTCCAGCCTCTAGATGACCGAAAAAGAAAG GGGGAGATCGTGAAGGTTTATGCTAATGAGCAGAGAAAAATTACTTGCG ATCCTGAAATGAAGGAGCTCATCGAGAAAATTCTTTCAATTGGGCATGTGTCTTATGAAGTTCTGCTACCT GTTAAATTTATAAATATGTGGGATCCTGCCTTATTGGCAATAAACAGGGAAGGTTACAGCATTAAGTGTAATGGACAGCGTGGTGTTGTTATGACAGAGAAATTCCGGCAAGCTACGACT ATCAATATCCCATATGGGCGTCCCACTGAATTTTCAATCCAGTCTGCTAAGGGTGCTGAGTACAATCTCAAGCCTGCAAAAAGTTCCCC ATCACGAGATGCCATCGTTCTAATACTGAGGCTGTACAGAATGAAG GCTCTTGAGAAGAGCAAGGGAAGGAAAAAGGGGATCTTCTTCAAGTAG
- the LOC123156845 gene encoding disease resistance protein RGA5 isoform X2 — MELSPVSSSLGTMGSLPRKLDELLATGHWALRGAVVMDGIKHLAADLHELQSLLLNLSNAQDPPVAAGCWTKEVRELSYDVEYCADRFVHAAETRRRPARRKASVARLKISRLPRRRRWLPWINGRVLEFRARAQEASERYWRYQFDDCASGPEYSPAAGRAVRAEPGDHVGMEGPVGELHRRLTDGEEQLKVVAIVGVAGIGKTTLALKLLGKLQGQFECAAFVRTAQKPNMRGIISSILSQVRPHQLPDPADMHHLIRDLSEHLQDKRYFIVIDDLWATSVWDVLSRAFPEGSSCSRIVTTTEIIEVARACCGYLPDHIFQMEFLSEDDSQKLLLQTILSENQSPQHFDHVLPHILRKCGGLPLAIIMVASLLASRPEKLDQLGFVQSSLGSNMRLQAHPAMERFMEQLLNIRFDCLPHYLKTCLLYLSTCPEGYIFLKDDLVKQWLAEDFICAQLGKDMEEVARSYFDELVSMGLIQVMDINYSYELLSYSVHHMVLDFITCKSIEENFITVVDYSQTAMLLPDKVRRLSLQFGSATYATTPASTRLSQVRSLFFFGLFNCMPSLMVFKFLRVLNLRLGGDLGNMSLDLTRISELFRLRYLQVTCSAIVKLPDQIEAMKHLETLEINSRVCAIPPDIVRLPSLLHLCLRGGTNLPDRIGHIRSLRTLKYFDLGDNSEDNLWSLGELTNLRDLHFTYSRLPSSEHLKRNLIALASSLEKLCNLKSVTLAPGAAGMVVLFDGSSGMSSPPVFLERLELLPPICIFSRFPKWIGQLRKICILKVAVKELLTNDIDILTGLPSLTVLSLWVQTAPEGEIIFNEGALPVLKYFEFRCDVLCLAFMAGAMPNLRRIKLAFNTDIREKYSNMLAGIEHLLNLQDVTGQIGVVTESDRRAAESAFKEAISKHPMSSRSSIQWVDPVEKVFRPSEKQYLRRGRGSSDETHGGLEKAEDAIKHAKRGKTSSAGLDLDHDVKAYRTSCSSAFFPQKRVRTRFFCIRRKATKMWQSYTTTKGGTDRTENKKEQQKLQTPLNYVQRKNQQQSSHSSASVGNKTEDAKLFSTTSSSSNLQSIEVSHQVATEREEQMLPDSMEQECLDSSQSGEQIAAETGVHSQVSSPSSCSLSSARHHEEEHASGLNLPGEVTVMSSNIILKQDILAKVKEHEEQIARLRMHLVDYSVKESHILNEKLVLEKRIAHMRREFDQHQQDSLDAASKALSYRQDIIEENLHLAYSLQAARRRRSNFVLSLMPLLSAHNLRPSVPDAQSIVSNLKVLFTHLQEKLAITEEKQKELQYQIARRAESSNIMAQTPSDPPGNALCQTGLDIVPQQAYPHVQRPISYPVRARRDRGLLANENRQILPTKAALTDTEHDNVGRTSPPRSNQFTKYGVAKETERDSRAGRSRAVRFNFESKDQNPSFKDPVGGDVTKKLEGAETQTSREPPAEWSPQGPPNLASVLDGGNLSYPYLPTVLEEPSSSFSEAVEDDPLPAIDGLRITGEAFPGSELQASGYSSNGTTSCYFEWVRHLEDGSVNYIEGAKQPTYLVTADDVDSLLAIEVQPLDDRKRKGEIVKVYANEQRKITCDPEMKELIEKILSIGHVSYEVLLPVKFINMWDPALLAINREGYSIKCNGQRGVVMTEKFRQATTINIPYGRPTEFSIQSAKGAEYNLKPAKSSPSRDAIVLILRLYRMKALEKSKGRKKGIFFK; from the exons ATGGAGCTGAGCCCAGTCAGTTCGTCGCTGGGCACCATGGGCTCGCTCCCACGGAAGCTCGACGAGCTCCTGGCGACCGGCCACTGGGCTCTGCGAGGGGCCGTGGTCATGGATGGGATCAAGCACCTGGCCGCCGACCTCCACGAGCTGCAGAGCCTCCTGCTGAACCTCTCGAACGCGCAGGACCCTCCCGTGGCGGCGGGGTGCTGGACGAAGGAGGTGCGCGAGCTGTCCTACGACGTGGAGTACTGCGCTGACCGATTCGTCCACGCCGCCGAGACACGCAGGCGACCTGCTCGGCGTAAAGCCAGCGTCGCTCGGCTGAAGATTAGCCGCCTTccgaggaggcggaggtggctcCCGTGGATCAACGGCAGGGTCCTGGAGTTCAGGGCCCGAGCGCAGGAGGCCAGCGAGAGGTACTGGAGGTACCAGTTCGATGATTGCGCCTCCGGTCCTGAATACTCTCCTGCTGCTGGCCGTGCTGTGCGCGCGGAGCCTGGTGATCATGTAGGCATGGAAGGCCCTGTAGGTGAGCTCCACCGGCGGCTGACTGATGGAGAGGAGCAGCTCAAGGTGGTAGCAATCGTCGGTGTTGCAGGCATTGGTAAAACCACGCTTGCCCTGAAATTGTTGGGTAAGCTCCAGGGACAGTTCGAGTGCGCCGCCTTTGTGCGGACAGCACAAAAGCCCAATATGAGGGGGATCATCAGCAGTATACTCTCACAAGTTCGTCCGCACCAACTGCCGGACCCTGCCGACATGCACCACCTCATCCGCGATCTCAGTGAACATCTACAAGATAAGAG GTACTTCATTGTAATTGATGACTTGTGGGCTACATCAGTGTGGGATGTTCTTAGTCGTGCTTTTCCAGAGGGTAGTTCATGCAGTAGAATAGTAACTACAACTGAAATTATAGAAGTAGCTCGGGCATGCTGTGGTTATCTCCCTGACCATATTTTTCAGATGGAATTTCTTAGTGAGGATGACTCACAAAAACTATTGCTCCAAACAATTCTCTCAGAAAATCAAAGTCCTCAACATTTCGATCACGTTTTACCTCATATTTTGAGAAAATGTGGTGGGTTGCCACTAGCAATCATTATGGTAGCCAGCCTTTTAGCAAGCCGACCTGAGAAACTAGATCAACTGGGCTTTGTGCAGAGTTCTCTTGGTTCAAATATGCGGTTGCAGGCACATCCTGCCATGGAAAGGTTTATGGAACAATTATTGAACATTAGGTTCGATTGTCTTCCACATTATTTGAAGACTTGCCTGCTTTATCTTAGTACTTGTCCAGAGGGCTACATATTCTTGAAGGATGATTTGGTGAAGCAATGGCTAGCTGAGGATTTTATATGTGCACAATTAGGGAAAGACATGGAGGAAGTTGCTAGAAGCTATTTTGATGAGCTTGTCAGTATGGGCCTGATCCAAGTTATGGATATCAACTACAGTTATGAGCTATTGTCTTATTCAGTCCACCATATGGTTCTTGATTTTATCACATGCAAGTCTATTGAAGAGAACTTCATCACTGTAGTGGATTATTCTCAAACAGCAATGCTACTTCCTGATAAAGTTCGCCGATTGTCGCTCCAGTTTGGCAGTGCAACATATGCAACTACACCAGCAAGTACCAGATTATCACAAGTTCGATCACTCTTCTTTTTTGGACTGTTTAACTGCATGCCTTCATTAATGGTGTTTAAGTTTCTTCGAGTTCTAAACCTTCGTCTTGGGGGCGATCTTGGAAATATGAGTTTGGACCTTACAAGAATTAGTGAACTGTTTCGACTGAGATATTTGCAGGTCACATGTAGTGCCATTGTGAAGTTACCAGATCAGATTGAAGCTATGAAACATTTGGAAACACTGGAAATAAATTCAAGAGTATGCGCCATTCCTCCGGACATTGTTCGCCTTCCGAGCTTGTTGCATCTCTGTCTTCGAGGTGGAACAAATCTACCTGACAGGATTGGCCATATAAGATCTCTACGTACACTAAAGTATTTTGACCTTGGTGATAACTCCGAAGACAATTTATGGAGCCTTGGCGAGCTGACAAACCTGCGGGATCTACATTTCACATATTCTAGATTACCATCTAGTGAACATTTGAAGAGAAATCTGATAGCTCTGGCCTCTTCACTTGAGAAACTTTGTAACCTCAAATCTGTCACTCTGGCTCCTGGTGCTGCAGGCATGGTTGTTCTCTTTGATGGCTCGAGCGGCATGTCCTCTCCTCCAGTCTTCCTTGAGAGGCTTGAGCTGTTGCCGCCCATATGCATCTTTTCCAGATTTCCCAAGTGGATTGGACAACTCCGCAAAATCTGCATTTTGAAAGTTGCTGTTAAAGAACTGCTGACGAATGATATTGATATCCTCACAGGATTACCCTCCCTCACAGTCCTCTCGTTGTGGGTCCAGACTGCCCCTGAGGGAGAAATCATCTTCAACGAAGGGGCGCTCCCAGTTCTCAAGTATTTCGAGTTTAGGTGTGACGTACTTTGTCTGGCTTTCATGGCAGGAGCAATGCCCAATCTTCGGAGGATCAAGCTAGCTTTCAATACTGATATCAGGGAGAAGTACAGCAATATGCTTGCCGGAATCGAGCACCTTTTAAACCTCCAGGACGTCACTGGACAAATTGGGGTAGTTACTGAATCTGACAGAAGGGCTGCTGAATCAGCATTCAAGGAAGCCATTAGCAAGCATCCAATGTCCTCTAGATCTAGCATACAATGGGTGGATCCAGTTGAGAAAGTATTCCGTCCTTCAGAGAAACAGTATTTGAGGCGAGGAAGAGGTTCATCAGATGAAACGCATGGGGGTCTAGAGAAAGCCGAAGATGCGATCAAACATGCTAAGAGAGG TAAAACTTCTTCCGCTGGGCTGGATCTGGACCACGATGTCAAGGCCTACAGAACCTCTTGTTCAAGCGCTTTTTTCCCTCAAAAGCGCGTCAGAACACGCTTCTTTTGCATTAGAAGAAAGGCCACCAAAATGTGGCAAAGCTACACAACCACCAAGGGTGGCACTGACCGAACTGAAAACAAGAAAGAGCAGCAAAAACTACAGACCCCGCTAAATTATGTACAAAGGAAAAACCAACAGCAAAGCTCTCATTCAAGTGCTTCAGTTGGGAATAAGACAGAGGACGCAAAATTGTTCAGTACCACTTCTTCATCATCAAATTTGCAAAGCATTGAAGTTAGTCATCAGGTAGCTACTGAACGTGAAGAGCAGATGTTGCCGGACTCCATGGAACAGGAGTGTCTGGATAGCAGCCAGTCTGGGGAGCAAATTGCTGCTGAGACTGGTGTGCACTCTCAGGTCTCTTCTCCCTCATCGTGTTCTCTCTCATCAGCAAG GCACCACGAAGAAGAGCATGCTTCTGGGCTCAACTTACCTGGAGAAGTCACGGTGATGAGCTCAAACATCATCTTGAAGCAG GATATTCTTGCTAAGGTTAAAGAACATGAAGAACAAATTGCTCGTTTAAGAATGCACCTTGTTGACTATTCAGTGAAG GAATCCCACATACTTAATGAGAAACTTGTTTTGGAAAAACGTATTGCACATATGCGAAGG GAATTTGATCAGCACCAACAAGATTCCCTTGATGCCGCATCAAAAGCTTTGTCTTACAGACAAGACATTATTGAGGAAAATCTCCATCTGGCATACTCACTACAG GCAGCACGCCGAAGGAGATCAAATTTTGTACTTTCTTTGATGCCTCTTCTGTCAGCACATAACCTGCGGCCTTCTGTTCCCGATGCTCAATCAATTGTTAGCAATCTAAAG GTTTTGTTTACGCATTTGCAAGAGAAACTCGCTATTACTGAG GAGAAACAGAAGGAACTACAGTACCAGATTGCTCGGCGTGCTGAATCTTCCAATATTATGGCACAGACACCTTCTGATCCTCCTGGAAATGCATTG TGCCAAACCGGCCTTGACATTGTGCCCCAGCAAGCATATCCTCATGTACAGCGTCCAATTTCCTATCCCGTTCGAGCTAGACGGGATAGGGGTTTATTGGCAAATGAGAACCGTCAGATCCTCCCAACCAAGGCTGCTCTGACAGACACTGAGCACGACAATGTTGGAAGGACCTCTCCTCCAAGAAG CAACCAATTTACCAAGTATGGTGTAGCAAAAGAAACTGAGCGCGATTCTCGTGCTGGACGATCCCGTGCTGTACGATTTAACTTTGAATCCAAGGATCAAAACCCATCATTCAAGGACCCTGTTGGGGGTGATGTAACAAAAAAACTAGAAGGAGCTGAAACCCAAACTTCACGAGAACCTCCTGCGGAGTGGAGTCCTCAAGGCCCACCTAATTTGGCATCTGTCCTTGACGGTGGGAACCTGTCTTACCCTTACCTTCCTACTGTCCTTGAGGAGCCTAGTTCTTCTTTTTCTGAAG CTGTGGAGGATGACCCACTACCAGCCATAGATGGGCTAAGAATCACAGGTGAAGCTTTTCCTGGAAGTGAACTTCAAGCAAGTGGGTATTCCAGCAATGGGACCACAAGTTGTTATTTTGAG TGGGTACGCCATTTGGAAGATGGATCGGTAAATTACATAGAAG GTGCAAAGCAACCCACATATTTAGTTACTGCTGATGATGTGGATTCTTTACTAGCCATAGAGGTCCAGCCTCTAGATGACCGAAAAAGAAAG GGGGAGATCGTGAAGGTTTATGCTAATGAGCAGAGAAAAATTACTTGCG ATCCTGAAATGAAGGAGCTCATCGAGAAAATTCTTTCAATTGGGCATGTGTCTTATGAAGTTCTGCTACCT GTTAAATTTATAAATATGTGGGATCCTGCCTTATTGGCAATAAACAGGGAAGGTTACAGCATTAAGTGTAATGGACAGCGTGGTGTTGTTATGACAGAGAAATTCCGGCAAGCTACGACT ATCAATATCCCATATGGGCGTCCCACTGAATTTTCAATCCAGTCTGCTAAGGGTGCTGAGTACAATCTCAAGCCTGCAAAAAGTTCCCC ATCACGAGATGCCATCGTTCTAATACTGAGGCTGTACAGAATGAAG GCTCTTGAGAAGAGCAAGGGAAGGAAAAAGGGGATCTTCTTCAAGTAG